The proteins below are encoded in one region of Holophagaceae bacterium:
- a CDS encoding VWA domain-containing protein produces the protein MRRLAPCLLLNCLGLTLAAAPSPDPIHSPRAPKPIIQVAILLDTSNSMDGLIGQAKSQLWTFVNQFSPLRRDGQAPELQVALYEYGKSSIPAGEGHLRMVVPFTTDLDRVSEQLFALTTRGGDEYCGAVIKSATDGLNWSPSPRDLKVVFIAGNEPFTQGRVDYHQSCEVARAKGLTVNTIFCGSYREGVSTNWADGARIAGGSYMNIDQDRQAVHIPSPQDPEIERLGVELNKTYIPIGEKGRSSFQNQAVQDRNAMEAGAGAANERAKAKASGFYRADGWDLVDAEKAGSKKLESLDKKDLPKEMQAMKPAEARAYVDAQAKLRVELRVKIQKLSGERDQFIAAKRKELAVKGAAKTLDAAMAEALAAQAKAKGFEQK, from the coding sequence ATGCGCCGTCTTGCTCCCTGCCTGTTGCTCAACTGCCTCGGCTTGACCCTGGCCGCAGCGCCATCTCCAGACCCCATCCACAGTCCCCGCGCGCCAAAACCCATCATCCAGGTGGCGATCCTGCTGGACACCAGCAACAGCATGGATGGCCTCATCGGCCAGGCGAAGTCGCAGCTTTGGACCTTCGTGAACCAATTCTCGCCGCTGCGCCGCGACGGCCAGGCGCCGGAACTCCAGGTGGCGCTCTATGAGTATGGCAAGTCCAGCATCCCAGCGGGGGAGGGCCACCTGCGCATGGTGGTGCCGTTCACCACGGATCTGGATCGGGTATCCGAGCAGCTGTTCGCGCTTACCACCAGAGGCGGCGACGAGTACTGCGGCGCGGTGATCAAGTCCGCCACGGATGGATTGAATTGGAGCCCCTCGCCGCGGGACCTGAAAGTGGTCTTCATCGCGGGCAACGAGCCCTTCACCCAGGGGCGCGTGGACTACCACCAAAGCTGCGAGGTGGCGCGGGCGAAGGGCCTGACGGTGAACACCATCTTCTGCGGGTCCTACCGGGAAGGCGTCTCCACCAATTGGGCGGACGGAGCGCGCATCGCCGGCGGCAGCTACATGAACATCGACCAGGATCGCCAGGCCGTCCACATCCCATCGCCCCAGGATCCGGAGATCGAGCGCCTCGGGGTGGAATTGAACAAGACCTACATCCCCATCGGCGAGAAGGGCCGTTCGAGCTTCCAGAACCAGGCGGTCCAGGACCGCAATGCCATGGAAGCCGGAGCGGGCGCCGCCAATGAAAGGGCCAAGGCCAAAGCCTCGGGCTTCTACCGGGCCGATGGCTGGGATCTGGTGGACGCGGAAAAGGCCGGTTCAAAAAAACTGGAGTCCTTGGACAAGAAGGATCTGCCGAAGGAGATGCAGGCCATGAAACCCGCCGAAGCCCGTGCCTACGTGGATGCCCAGGCCAAACTCCGGGTGGAGCTCCGGGTGAAGATCCAGAAGCTCAGCGGTGAGCGCGACCAATTCATCGCGGCCAAGCGCAAGGAATTGGCGGTAAAAGGCGCAGCGAAAACGTTGGATGCCGCCATGGCCGAAGCCCTGGCCGCGCAAGCCAAAGCCAAAGGATTTGAGCAGAAATAA
- a CDS encoding replication-associated recombination protein A, translating to MTAPLAERMRPMTLDEVVGQPHLVGPKGALTRLAQSKRLPSMVMWGPPGTGKTTLARILAKETGHGFVEFSGVTGSAAELKKFLLDQKSMPLFRAVPPVIFLDEIHRFNRAQQDILLPFLERGEAILIGATTENPAFYLNPALRSRCQLFDLKALEPSAIRGVLDLAAAREKLDPPPPSELLDWLSHWAGGDLRSALSGLEVWADLPAQERDIASLQSSLGGRLLFDRADGHYDLASAFQKSLRGSDADAALYYLSRMIRGGEDPRFIARRLMVTAAEDVGNADPQAFILAETVSRAVERIGWPEARIPLAQAVIYVANAQKSNATIKAIDAALAAEDQPIPDALRDSNTSTARKAGRGAGYHYSHGDYDKAQQFLPEKLRGEAFHEPQRPQERSWRDKEEPERERLDSLWSQWVVRNPEGGEVPMDAWCRDLECSKEALARAIHHLASGAFRVERALKIIPN from the coding sequence ATGACCGCCCCCCTGGCTGAGCGCATGCGTCCCATGACCCTGGACGAAGTCGTGGGCCAGCCGCATCTAGTGGGTCCGAAAGGCGCGCTGACGCGGCTGGCCCAGTCGAAGCGCCTGCCCTCCATGGTGATGTGGGGCCCGCCGGGCACTGGAAAAACAACGCTGGCGCGCATCCTGGCGAAGGAAACCGGGCACGGCTTCGTGGAGTTCAGCGGCGTCACGGGATCCGCAGCGGAGCTGAAGAAATTCCTGCTGGACCAGAAGTCCATGCCGCTTTTCCGCGCGGTTCCCCCGGTGATTTTTCTCGATGAGATCCATCGTTTCAATCGCGCGCAGCAGGATATCTTGCTGCCCTTCCTGGAGCGCGGCGAAGCCATCCTCATCGGCGCCACCACCGAGAATCCGGCTTTCTATTTGAATCCCGCGTTGCGCAGCCGTTGCCAGCTCTTCGATCTGAAGGCTCTTGAGCCCAGCGCCATCCGGGGCGTGCTGGACCTAGCAGCGGCCCGTGAAAAGCTGGATCCGCCGCCGCCGTCCGAGTTGTTGGACTGGCTCTCCCACTGGGCCGGCGGGGACCTACGCTCGGCGCTTTCAGGCTTGGAGGTGTGGGCGGACCTTCCGGCCCAGGAACGGGATATCGCGTCCCTGCAATCGTCCCTGGGAGGCCGCCTGCTGTTCGACCGCGCCGACGGCCACTACGACCTGGCCTCGGCTTTCCAGAAATCCCTCCGCGGCAGCGATGCGGACGCGGCGCTCTACTACCTTAGCCGCATGATCCGCGGCGGCGAGGATCCCCGCTTCATCGCCCGGCGCCTGATGGTCACAGCGGCCGAAGACGTGGGCAATGCCGATCCCCAGGCCTTCATCCTGGCCGAAACCGTGTCGCGGGCCGTGGAGCGCATCGGGTGGCCCGAAGCCCGCATCCCCCTGGCTCAGGCGGTCATCTACGTGGCCAACGCGCAGAAAAGCAATGCCACCATCAAAGCCATCGACGCGGCCCTGGCCGCCGAGGACCAGCCCATCCCGGATGCCCTGCGGGACTCCAATACGAGCACCGCGCGGAAAGCCGGGCGGGGGGCGGGCTACCACTACTCGCACGGCGACTACGACAAGGCGCAGCAATTCCTGCCGGAAAAGCTCCGGGGCGAGGCTTTCCATGAGCCTCAGCGTCCCCAGGAGCGCAGTTGGCGGGACAAGGAAGAACCCGAAAGGGAACGGCTGGATTCCCTCTGGAGCCAATGGGTCGTCAGGAATCCCGAAGGCGGCGAAGTCCCCATGGACGCTTGGTGCCGGGACCTCGAATGCAGCAAGGAGGCCCTGGCGCGGGCGATCCACCACCTTGCCTCGGGGGCCTTCCGGGTGGAGCGAGCGTTGAAAATCATCCCGAATTGA
- a CDS encoding bifunctional alpha/beta hydrolase/class I SAM-dependent methyltransferase produces the protein MRTLDEKSFQTHDGTSLFYRHAPAAQKPPKGAIVLFHRGHEHSARMIHLAEELDLPDYAFFAWDARGNGRSPGERGFSPSIGTSVRDVQAFIDHICLEHGFTPAQIAVVAQSVGAVLVATWLHDYAPGIRCAVVASPAFRVKLYVPFARAFLRLRMALSGNFFVNSYVKAKFLTHDPERIASYQTDPLITRPISVNLLLGLDEAAERVVADAQAITTPVQMLISGADWVVRHGPQHAFFSRLSASRKEKHVFEGFFHDTLGEKDRAQAVSKARTFLLAGFAEPFSRADLRNSHKEGWSKREADALAKPLLPVSPRGLYWAATRFGLWVGGFISAGIRLGHATGFDSGSTLDYVYRNRPEGFTPIGRMVDWFYLNSIGWRGIRQRKVHLEALLQDAFGRLHTAGQPVHVLDVAAGHGRYVLEAIESQAQRPESVLLRDFSDINVRQGSELIQAKGMEEFARFEKGDAFHGDSLAAVEPKPTVAVVSGLYELFPDNDKLVASLEGLARAVPLGGYLVYTNQPWHPQLEMIARALTSHREGAAWVMRRRSQGEMDQLVEAAGFRKLSQRIDEWGIFTVSLAQREA, from the coding sequence ATGCGAACCCTGGATGAGAAGTCCTTTCAAACCCACGATGGGACATCCTTGTTCTACCGGCATGCGCCCGCCGCGCAGAAGCCACCCAAGGGAGCCATCGTCCTGTTCCATCGGGGACACGAGCACTCGGCCCGGATGATCCATCTGGCCGAGGAACTGGATCTCCCGGATTACGCCTTCTTCGCCTGGGATGCCCGGGGCAATGGACGCTCCCCAGGCGAGCGGGGGTTCAGCCCCAGCATCGGAACCTCCGTCCGGGATGTGCAGGCCTTCATCGACCACATCTGTCTGGAGCATGGCTTCACCCCGGCGCAGATCGCGGTGGTGGCGCAAAGCGTCGGCGCCGTGCTGGTGGCCACCTGGCTCCACGATTACGCGCCTGGGATCCGCTGCGCCGTGGTTGCCTCCCCGGCGTTCAGGGTCAAGCTCTACGTCCCCTTCGCCCGCGCCTTCCTTCGGCTCCGGATGGCCCTGTCGGGCAATTTCTTCGTCAACAGCTATGTGAAGGCCAAGTTCCTGACCCACGACCCCGAGCGCATCGCCAGCTACCAGACCGATCCGCTCATCACCCGGCCCATTTCCGTGAATCTCCTGCTCGGCCTCGATGAGGCAGCCGAGCGCGTGGTGGCCGATGCCCAGGCCATCACCACACCGGTGCAGATGCTCATCTCCGGCGCGGATTGGGTGGTGCGCCATGGGCCCCAGCATGCCTTTTTCAGCCGCTTGAGCGCATCGAGGAAGGAAAAGCATGTGTTCGAGGGGTTCTTCCATGACACCTTGGGCGAAAAAGATCGCGCCCAGGCGGTCTCCAAGGCTCGGACCTTCCTGTTGGCGGGCTTTGCGGAGCCCTTTTCACGTGCCGATTTGCGCAACTCCCACAAGGAGGGCTGGAGCAAGCGGGAAGCGGATGCCTTGGCCAAACCGCTCCTGCCGGTATCGCCGCGCGGACTCTACTGGGCCGCCACGCGGTTCGGGCTCTGGGTGGGCGGTTTCATTTCCGCAGGCATCCGGCTTGGACACGCCACTGGCTTCGATTCGGGGAGCACCTTGGACTATGTCTACCGCAACCGCCCCGAAGGCTTCACACCCATCGGGCGGATGGTGGATTGGTTCTACCTCAACTCCATCGGCTGGCGGGGAATCCGCCAGCGCAAGGTCCACCTGGAGGCTCTGCTGCAAGACGCCTTCGGAAGGCTGCATACCGCTGGACAGCCAGTCCATGTGCTGGACGTCGCTGCGGGGCATGGCCGGTATGTGCTGGAGGCCATCGAATCCCAGGCCCAGCGCCCCGAGAGCGTGCTGCTGCGGGACTTCAGCGATATCAATGTCCGCCAGGGCTCCGAACTGATCCAGGCCAAGGGCATGGAGGAATTCGCGCGTTTCGAAAAGGGCGATGCCTTCCATGGGGACAGCCTGGCCGCGGTGGAGCCCAAACCGACGGTGGCTGTTGTCTCGGGGCTTTACGAACTCTTTCCGGACAACGATAAGTTGGTGGCCTCCCTGGAGGGCCTGGCGCGGGCCGTGCCCCTGGGCGGCTATCTGGTCTACACGAACCAGCCCTGGCATCCCCAATTGGAGATGATCGCCCGGGCCCTCACCAGCCATCGCGAAGGAGCGGCCTGGGTCATGCGGCGCCGCAGCCAGGGCGAGATGGATCAACTGGTGGAGGCCGCCGGATTCAGGAAGCTCAGCCAGCGCATCGACGAGTGGGGGATCTTCACGGTATCGCTGGCTCAACGGGAAGCCTGA
- a CDS encoding phosphatase PAP2/dual specificity phosphatase family protein, translated as MAHPPRPCGRAALWLAFLGPFFYLSYGTANWLASRRMDVPCIVFGWERQIPFLPWTILPYWTENLFYASALFLCLEPREVDILGRRMLTAQVVAVSCFILFPLAFSFPQPAVTGWPAFLFDALRGFDRPFNQAPSLHVALAIVLGVHFHRLAARRWRPLVVGWFLLIIGSVLTTYQHHFVDIPSGALLGWFCLWAWPDTGRSPLTTWSLHRDASRWRQAAYYTGGALLAGTLGIVLWGWAGWLLWPAVSLALVALNHAFLGAEGFQKGSDGRLSLAARWLFAPYLWAARLNSWLWTRARPQPDEVMAGVWLGRAPIHGDDVNRFTCLVDLSAELSVRPEHKHYRSIPILDFSIPAPLTLARAAEAIEGARKEGPVLVFCALGRSRSAAAVCSWLLREGRVHSAREAIDRVARCRPVSLSDEHLRAIEGSLHATPGAAP; from the coding sequence ATGGCGCATCCACCTCGGCCCTGCGGGCGGGCCGCGCTCTGGCTCGCCTTCCTGGGTCCATTCTTCTATCTGAGCTATGGCACCGCCAATTGGCTTGCTTCGCGCCGGATGGACGTCCCCTGCATCGTATTCGGCTGGGAGCGGCAGATTCCTTTCCTGCCCTGGACCATCCTGCCCTATTGGACCGAGAACCTCTTCTACGCGAGCGCCCTGTTCCTGTGCCTCGAACCTCGGGAAGTGGATATCCTCGGGCGCCGGATGCTGACCGCTCAGGTGGTGGCGGTTTCCTGCTTCATCCTTTTCCCGCTGGCCTTCAGCTTTCCCCAGCCCGCCGTCACAGGCTGGCCGGCCTTCCTGTTCGATGCGCTGCGGGGCTTCGACCGCCCCTTCAACCAGGCGCCCTCGCTGCATGTGGCGCTGGCCATCGTGCTGGGCGTCCACTTCCATCGGCTGGCAGCCCGGAGATGGCGGCCTCTCGTCGTGGGATGGTTCCTGCTGATCATCGGGTCGGTGCTCACCACCTACCAGCACCATTTCGTTGATATCCCCTCGGGCGCGCTGCTGGGATGGTTCTGCCTCTGGGCCTGGCCTGACACCGGACGCTCTCCCCTGACAACCTGGTCACTCCATCGGGATGCCAGCCGCTGGCGGCAGGCCGCGTACTACACCGGCGGCGCGTTGTTGGCGGGGACGCTCGGGATCGTTTTGTGGGGGTGGGCGGGTTGGCTGCTCTGGCCGGCCGTGTCGCTGGCCCTGGTGGCCCTGAACCACGCCTTCTTGGGTGCGGAGGGTTTCCAGAAAGGATCCGATGGGCGGCTGAGCTTGGCGGCCCGATGGCTGTTCGCGCCGTACCTCTGGGCCGCCCGCTTGAATTCCTGGCTGTGGACCCGCGCCCGGCCCCAGCCGGACGAGGTCATGGCAGGAGTCTGGCTGGGGAGGGCGCCCATCCACGGTGATGACGTGAATCGTTTCACCTGCCTGGTGGATCTCAGCGCGGAGTTATCGGTGCGACCGGAACACAAACATTACCGGAGCATCCCCATTCTGGACTTTTCCATTCCCGCTCCCTTGACCCTCGCGAGGGCAGCGGAGGCCATCGAAGGGGCGAGGAAGGAAGGGCCCGTCCTGGTGTTTTGCGCCCTGGGACGGTCCCGCAGCGCCGCGGCTGTGTGCAGCTGGTTGCTCCGCGAGGGCCGCGTCCATTCGGCGCGTGAAGCCATCGACCGCGTGGCCCGCTGCCGCCCCGTCTCGCTTTCCGATGAACATCTGCGGGCCATCGAGGGATCCCTGCACGCCACTCCCGGAGCCGCACCATGA
- a CDS encoding acyl-CoA dehydrogenase family protein: protein MDFAHSPKAADYIQRVSAFIADHVSPFEETYLSQLKRGPQPWNVPPLMEEMKDKAKAAGLWNLFLPDAEYGAGLTNLEYAPLAELMGRSLITPEVFNCNAPDTGNMEVLVQYGSAGQKKQWLKPLLEGRTRSAFCMTEPEVASSDATNMRATAVVQGDEIVINGRKWWSSGIGHPNCAFVIFMGLTDPTAPKYSQHSMVLVPIDAPGLKVERMVPVFGALDEPYGHGEVSFTDVRVPIENFISGPGRGFEIAQGRLGPGRIHHCMRIIGAAERALELMCQRSLTRVAFGKPLALLGGNRDIIANARMAIEQARLLTLKAAWLMDTVGVKGAKSEISQIKVVAPNMAQLVIDQAIQMHGGAGLSEDFPLTGLYAYARMLRLADGPDEVHRASIAKGELKAQAEKAGMEMSKK from the coding sequence ATGGATTTCGCGCACTCACCCAAGGCCGCTGACTACATCCAGCGCGTGTCGGCCTTCATCGCCGATCACGTCTCGCCGTTTGAAGAAACCTACCTTTCGCAACTGAAGCGCGGGCCGCAGCCCTGGAATGTCCCGCCGCTGATGGAGGAGATGAAGGACAAGGCCAAGGCTGCGGGGCTCTGGAACCTGTTCCTGCCGGACGCGGAATATGGCGCGGGGCTCACCAACCTGGAGTACGCGCCGTTGGCGGAGCTCATGGGCCGCTCGCTCATCACTCCGGAGGTCTTCAACTGCAACGCGCCGGATACGGGCAACATGGAAGTGCTGGTGCAGTACGGATCCGCGGGCCAAAAAAAACAGTGGCTGAAGCCCCTGCTGGAAGGCAGGACCCGTTCGGCCTTCTGCATGACCGAGCCCGAGGTCGCCTCCAGCGACGCGACCAACATGCGCGCCACCGCGGTGGTGCAGGGCGATGAGATCGTCATCAACGGCCGCAAGTGGTGGAGCAGCGGCATCGGGCACCCCAACTGCGCCTTCGTCATCTTCATGGGGCTCACGGACCCCACCGCGCCGAAATACTCACAGCACTCCATGGTGCTGGTCCCGATCGATGCGCCGGGCTTAAAGGTGGAACGCATGGTGCCGGTGTTCGGCGCATTGGACGAGCCCTACGGCCACGGCGAAGTGAGTTTCACGGATGTGCGCGTGCCCATCGAGAACTTCATCAGCGGTCCGGGCCGCGGCTTCGAGATCGCCCAAGGGCGCCTGGGCCCTGGGCGCATCCACCACTGCATGCGCATCATCGGCGCCGCCGAGCGGGCCCTGGAACTCATGTGCCAGCGCTCCCTCACCCGCGTGGCCTTCGGCAAACCCCTGGCGCTGCTGGGCGGCAACCGGGACATCATCGCCAACGCCCGCATGGCCATCGAACAGGCGCGGCTGCTCACGCTCAAGGCCGCGTGGCTCATGGACACCGTCGGTGTGAAGGGCGCCAAGAGCGAGATCTCCCAGATCAAGGTCGTCGCGCCGAACATGGCGCAACTGGTCATCGACCAGGCCATCCAGATGCACGGCGGCGCAGGGCTTAGCGAGGATTTCCCCCTCACGGGGCTCTATGCTTACGCCAGAATGCTCCGCCTCGCCGACGGCCCCGACGAAGTGCATCGCGCCAGCATCGCCAAGGGGGAGCTCAAGGCGCAGGCGGAAAAGGCGGGGATGGAAATGTCGAAAAAATGA
- a CDS encoding type II toxin-antitoxin system HicB family antitoxin — MKLRVVLEPSEEGGFTAIVPALPGCLSEGDTRDEALANVQEAIELYLESVDDDATFSPDSEVFEIAV; from the coding sequence ATGAAGCTACGAGTGGTTCTGGAACCGAGCGAAGAGGGTGGGTTCACGGCGATCGTTCCGGCGCTTCCCGGATGCCTAAGCGAAGGCGACACCCGCGATGAGGCCCTGGCCAACGTCCAAGAGGCGATCGAGCTATATCTCGAATCAGTGGATGACGATGCCACTTTCTCTCCGGATTCCGAGGTCTTTGAGATCGCTGTATGA
- a CDS encoding type II toxin-antitoxin system HicA family toxin — MTKVPCLNYEQVVRALNRDGWVVVRQRGSHIRLQKHTPDETLKLIVPAHRPIKRSTLSHILKQARLTVDELQNLL, encoded by the coding sequence ATGACCAAAGTCCCCTGCCTGAACTATGAGCAAGTAGTCCGGGCGCTGAACAGGGACGGCTGGGTTGTGGTACGCCAGCGGGGCAGCCACATCCGATTGCAGAAACACACACCCGACGAAACACTGAAACTGATTGTGCCGGCGCACAGGCCGATCAAGCGCTCCACGCTGTCACACATATTGAAACAGGCCCGCTTAACGGTGGATGAGTTGCAGAACCTCCTCTGA
- a CDS encoding phosphotransferase family protein produces the protein MPLIDESGPIRNGEELDIPAVDAFLKRVDPSLAGTPVITQFPGGASNLTYLVCYDNRELILRRPPFGHKAKSAHDMGREARIMAALKAHYPYVPDVLAVCEDASVLGSEFYVMERIRGLIPRQDLPEGMNLNEAETRQLCLNVLDKLIELHQVDWKAAGLESLGRGEGYVQRQIEGWSDRYRKARTDNAVDFEGVMAWLAKNMPAQDSATCLIHNDFRFDNVVLDPEQPTRVIGVLDWEMATLGDPLMDLGNSLAYWVQADDDETFKRMRRQPTHLPGMLTRQEAIDYYTARTGRKVDDITFYLIYGLFRLAVIVQQIYYRYHHGQTANPAFKGFVHITNHLEQRCLKLIAASKV, from the coding sequence GTGCCCCTGATCGATGAATCCGGCCCCATCCGCAATGGCGAGGAACTGGACATCCCAGCGGTGGATGCCTTTCTCAAGCGCGTGGATCCAAGCTTGGCGGGAACGCCCGTCATCACGCAGTTCCCTGGGGGAGCATCGAATCTGACCTACCTGGTTTGCTACGACAACCGCGAGCTGATCCTGCGGCGGCCGCCGTTCGGGCACAAGGCGAAGAGCGCCCACGACATGGGGCGGGAGGCGCGCATCATGGCGGCGCTAAAAGCCCACTATCCCTACGTTCCGGATGTGCTGGCCGTTTGCGAGGACGCGAGCGTCCTGGGCAGCGAATTCTATGTGATGGAACGCATCCGGGGGCTGATCCCGCGCCAGGATCTGCCGGAAGGAATGAACCTCAATGAAGCCGAGACGCGCCAGCTTTGCCTCAACGTTCTCGACAAGCTCATCGAACTGCATCAGGTGGATTGGAAGGCCGCGGGTCTGGAGTCGCTGGGCAGGGGCGAAGGCTACGTGCAGCGCCAGATCGAGGGCTGGAGCGACCGCTACCGGAAGGCGCGCACGGACAACGCCGTGGATTTCGAGGGTGTGATGGCCTGGCTCGCCAAGAACATGCCTGCGCAGGACAGCGCCACCTGCCTGATCCACAACGATTTCCGTTTCGACAACGTCGTATTGGATCCGGAACAGCCCACGAGGGTGATCGGCGTGCTGGATTGGGAGATGGCGACGCTGGGTGATCCCTTGATGGACCTCGGCAACTCGCTTGCCTATTGGGTCCAGGCGGACGACGACGAAACCTTCAAGCGCATGCGGCGCCAACCCACGCACCTGCCGGGCATGCTGACGCGCCAGGAAGCCATCGACTACTACACCGCCCGGACCGGGCGGAAGGTGGACGACATCACCTTTTATCTGATTTACGGCCTATTCCGCCTGGCGGTGATCGTGCAGCAGATCTACTACCGCTACCACCACGGCCAGACCGCGAACCCGGCCTTCAAAGGTTTCGTCCACATCACGAACCACCTCGAACAGCGCTGCCTGAAGCTGATCGCGGCGTCGAAAGTTTAA
- a CDS encoding SDR family oxidoreductase translates to MTPATFDLSGKIALVTGASRGIGEAIAKLLAAHGAHVIVSSRKAEHCAPVVQAIEASGGSAEALGCHIGEMEQIEAIFTAIEAKHGRLDILVNNAAANPYFGPILDTPMGAFQKTVDVNIRGYFYMSVGGAKLMKQGGAIVNVASVNGVIPGPFQGIYSMTKAAIISMTHAFAKECAPMKIRVNALLPGFTDTKFASALTGNAAILEKALEHIPMHRVAQPEEMAGAVLYLVSSAAGYTTGTCLNVDGGYLTV, encoded by the coding sequence ATGACCCCAGCGACCTTTGATCTCAGCGGCAAGATCGCCTTGGTGACGGGGGCCAGCCGGGGCATCGGCGAGGCGATTGCGAAATTGCTGGCCGCCCACGGGGCCCACGTCATCGTCTCCAGCCGCAAAGCGGAGCACTGCGCGCCCGTGGTGCAGGCGATCGAGGCGAGCGGTGGTTCGGCGGAGGCCCTGGGCTGCCACATCGGGGAGATGGAGCAGATCGAAGCCATCTTCACGGCCATCGAGGCCAAGCATGGGCGCCTCGACATCCTGGTGAACAACGCCGCGGCCAATCCCTACTTCGGACCCATTCTGGACACGCCCATGGGCGCCTTCCAGAAGACCGTGGACGTGAATATCCGGGGCTATTTCTACATGTCCGTGGGCGGCGCGAAACTCATGAAGCAGGGTGGCGCCATCGTGAACGTGGCCTCGGTGAACGGCGTCATTCCCGGCCCCTTCCAGGGCATCTACTCCATGACCAAGGCGGCGATCATCTCCATGACCCACGCCTTCGCCAAGGAGTGCGCGCCGATGAAGATCCGTGTCAACGCGCTGCTGCCGGGATTTACGGACACCAAGTTCGCCTCGGCGCTGACAGGCAATGCCGCGATCCTGGAAAAAGCCCTGGAGCACATTCCGATGCATCGCGTCGCCCAGCCCGAAGAGATGGCTGGAGCGGTGCTGTACCTGGTGTCCAGCGCCGCCGGCTACACCACGGGCACCTGCCTCAACGTGGACGGCGGATACCTGACGGTCTGA
- a CDS encoding SDR family NAD(P)-dependent oxidoreductase — MDDLKDKVAVITGGAEGIGRAIAIRAAREGMKLVLADINADSLAITVAELEGQGAEAIGIPADVSNFDEVEALANAAFTRFHRVHLLVNNAGVALCKPAWAVSVEDWDWVLGVNLHGVIHGLQAFVPRMISDGEEGRIINTSSAAGLLATPGFAAYSVSKHGVVALSEVLHHDLALRESRLKVSVLCPAWVKTRIAQSERNREDAERSDLKTFDPVSMKIAAAVLQATASGIEPDRVAEAVFEAIASDRFYILTHPDTKAGVRVRMEDILQGRNPTLLSFDAGE; from the coding sequence ATGGATGATCTCAAAGACAAGGTCGCGGTCATCACGGGGGGAGCCGAGGGCATCGGCCGGGCCATCGCTATTCGCGCCGCCAGGGAAGGCATGAAACTGGTGTTGGCGGACATCAACGCGGACAGCTTGGCAATCACCGTGGCCGAGCTGGAGGGGCAGGGCGCCGAGGCCATCGGAATCCCCGCCGATGTCTCCAATTTCGATGAGGTGGAAGCCCTGGCAAATGCAGCCTTCACCCGCTTCCACCGGGTGCACCTGCTGGTGAACAACGCGGGCGTAGCGCTATGCAAACCCGCTTGGGCAGTGAGCGTCGAGGACTGGGACTGGGTGCTGGGAGTGAACCTCCACGGCGTCATCCACGGCCTTCAAGCGTTTGTGCCGCGCATGATCTCCGATGGCGAAGAAGGCCGCATCATCAACACTTCTTCAGCCGCAGGCCTGCTGGCCACGCCGGGCTTCGCGGCCTACAGCGTGAGCAAGCACGGTGTGGTGGCCCTCTCGGAAGTGCTGCACCACGACCTGGCTTTGCGGGAGTCCAGGCTCAAGGTGTCCGTGCTCTGCCCGGCCTGGGTGAAGACCCGCATTGCCCAGTCCGAACGGAACCGCGAGGACGCCGAACGGAGCGACCTGAAGACCTTCGACCCGGTGTCCATGAAAATCGCCGCCGCGGTGCTGCAGGCCACGGCCAGCGGCATCGAGCCCGACCGCGTGGCCGAGGCGGTCTTCGAAGCCATCGCTTCGGACCGCTTCTACATCCTCACCCACCCCGACACCAAGGCTGGCGTGAGGGTGCGCATGGAGGACATCCTGCAGGGCCGGAACCCCACGCTGCTGTCCTTCGATGCGGGCGAATGA